The stretch of DNA TCGCATTGAACGCCGCAACGTCAAACTTATGTGGCCCCCTGCCAATTTCCTCGTCCGGTGTGAACGCAACGCGGACTGCACCGTGCTTGATTTCTGGATGGTTGATAAGGTACGCCATAGCTGTCATGATTTCGGTGATGCCCGCTTTGTTGTCCGCACCAAGAAGGGTTGTGCCATCTGTGGTGATTAATGTGTGCCCTTTATAGGTAGGCAGGCTTGGGAAATCTTTTGGTGACATGACTACATTTAGTGCTTGGTTTAGGATGATTTCACCGCCATCGTAGTTTTCAACAATCTGTGGGTTGACGTTTGTTCCAGTGAAGTCTGTGGCTGTATCGACGTGTGCAAGGAAGCCAATGGTAGGAACTGCTGGTTTCTCGGTGTTGGCGGGTAAGGTCGCCATCACGTAGGCGTTCTCGTCGATTGTTACGTCGTGCATGCCAATTGATTTTAATTCGTTGACGAGCATGTGGGCTAATGTCCACTGCCCATCTGTCGATGGACAGGTCTCGCTGCTCTCATCGGATTGTGTGTCGATTTTTACATAGGAAGTAAATCTTTCAATAAGCTCATTTTTCAATTCACTGCACTCCCCTTTTTAAGTATATTCAAGGTTATCATACCACTTTATGGGAGGGGTTACATCAAATTCAAAACAAGTGTTGAGGTCTCGACTAGGGGTTGCGATCTCTAATTGGCGGATGGCGTGCTCCAATTGGCGGATAGTGAGTTGCAATCAGCGGATAACGAGTGTCAATCAGCGCAAAGCGATCTAATTGGCGGATAGCGGATCGCAATCAGCGGATAAAGTGCTCCAATCAGCGCAATGCCATCTAAAATAGGTAACTAAGGTTTCTTAATCAGTTTACTAAGATCCGCCCTATATAAACGGTACCTATTTTTTCCTTCAGGTGTTAGATCCATACTCTGCAAAATACGTTTGGCTGTGTCAATATCATCTACCCCCAAAAACTCCCTACACTCCCGATTCGAAATCGTCCTCTTAAAAATCAAAAACCACTCCCTTAGGTTTTGCTCATGGGCCAGGTGATCGGTTGCCTCACAAAAAGGGCAATACCACGTTCGAGGCAGCTTCACCATCCCTATCCTGCCGCACCCCCCACACCTTACGCCTGGTTTAAAATCCTTAAAAGGAATCTTATATGCTTCAGAAATAGGCTTGGGGACAAATGGTTGATGGCTATGGAGAAGTTCAGTAGATAGCCAGTTAAATGTTTCGTGATCTAACTTCTTTCCATGCTGTGGAAGACTACGAATATAAGTGGGAAGCAAGTTGGGGAATAACAGCTTGGTCTTCGCTGGAGGAACCGCAATGATTTGTTTTGGATAAGCGAGGACGACCGCTCCATAAATAGGGAGACGAATATTCCTCCCCTGCAAAAACGTTCCCAATAAATCTTGATTACGCTCCAGTTGAACAACCGGGCTCTCGAAGCCATCCTTATGACCGTCCTCCCGCGTTCGAATCAACTGTGGCGGATTATCCTTGAACTCCAGCACACCGCCAATGTTCTTTACCTCTAAAACCACACCAAACCAAGGTGTCAAAGCAACAGTGTCCATTTGGAATCTTTCATCGGATGAGGGAGATAAATCGTGGAATAAGTGGTTGGCGAATGAAAAGCTGTGTCGGCGAAAAATCTCAGCAACCCGTTCCTCCCCGCCAATTCCAGCTTCTACAGATGCTTGTTTAGCTGCCAAAACTGGGAGCAATGAATGGCCGGTAGATAACCTGCTTTGAGCCGCAATCAACCCTTCTAGCGTTAATGAGTAATCTCTATTCTTCATACAAATAGTACGTCACCTCCATAAAAAATAAACCCTACCTTATGCATCGTACCACTGCCATACGCCTCATACTATGCCTATCACAATAAATACAAATTTTTGTAAAAAATTAAGGTTGACCACCATTGACCACTAGAGTCAACCGGAGTAGAATATAATTGACTCAAGTGGTCAATGGTTTACCCAAGGAGGGCGCACATATGTATTCCAAATTTCTCAACCTTGATTCAGAAAAACAAAACCGAATTATTAATGCCGCAATCAAAGAATTTGCTCAAAAGGGATATAGCAACGCCTCGACCAATGAAATCGTGAAGGAAGCAGGCATTTCAAAAGGGTTGCTGTTTCATTATTTTCAAAACAAAAAGCAGTTGTTTCTCTTTTTATTCGATTCTTGCGTGGAACTCATCACGGATGACTTTTACAAAAAAATCGATTTAACGGAAACAGACTTTTTCCAGAGAATCCGCCAGTCCGTTTTAATCAAAATGGAACTCCTGGCCCAATACCCAAACATCTTCAAATTCGTCGAAAAAGCTTATTTGGATGACTCGGCTGACATCCAAACGGAAATGCAGAAGAAAATCAGAGAACTAAATCACATCAATATCGGAAAAATTTACGAAGGCATTGACGTTTCTAAGTTTAGAGACGATATCGATATTCAAAAGATCTTTAAGATTATCACATGGACCTTTGAAAAATTAAGTGACGAGGAACTTTACAAAGCGAAGCTGTTACCTAATTATGAAATCGATTATCAAAAGGTCCAAAAAGAAGCAGAAGAATATTTTGAGATACTCATTAAGTGCTTTTATAAATAGGGGGTTGTGACGATGAATGTGATTGAAATTAATAATCTGACAAAGATGTATGGCAAATCACGAGGCATCACTGATATTAGCTTTCATGTGGAGGAAGGCGAAATCTTTGGTTTCATTGGGCCCAACGGTGCAGGAAAATCAACAACCATCCGAACACTTCTGTCGCTGATTTATCCAACCAGTGGCAGTGCGACCATCTTTGAGAAGGATTGCATTAAGTTTGCCCCGGAAATAAAACGGGAAATTGGCTACCTTCCATCAGAGGTTTTTTACTATGACAATATGAAAGTAAAAGACTTATTAAACTACTCAGCTAGTTTTTATAAAAAGGATTGCAGTAAGAGAATCAAAGAATTAGCGGAAATCATGAACTTGGATCTGAATAAAAAAATCGATGACCTTTCTTTAGGGAACAAAAAGAAGGTAGGAATTGTCCAGGGACTGCTCCATGAGCCAAAGCTTATCATCTTAGACGAACCAACGAGCGGCTTGGACCCACTAATGCAGCAAAAATTCTTTGAATTACTGGAGGAAGAAAATAAAAAGGGTGCAACGATTCTTTTTTCATCACATATCCTCAGTGAGGTTCAGAGACTGTGTAATCGAGTGGCTATAATTAAAGAAGGGAAAATCGTAACCGTCGAAAAGATTAGTACCTTAAAGGAAAATACCTACAAAAAGTTCAAAGTTGAAACAATAGACCAACAGGATCCTGCTTATTTTAATATCAGCGGCGTCAATAATTTAACCGTAAAGGACCACGTGACGAGCTTTATTTTTAAAGGGAATATTAATACCATCATGAAAAAGATAGCGGATATTGAGATTGCGAATCTTTGGATAGAAGAGCCAGATCTTGAGGAGATCTTTATGCATTACTACGAAAAGGAGGCGTAAGGAACGATGAATATCTTTTTCCATGAATTAAAAGCTTATCGGAAGTCGACGATTATTTGGACGGTATCATTAATTCTGGTTACCCTGCTGTTCATGTCCATGTTCCCTGCGTTTGCGCGTGATGCCGAGGAATTCAAAAAGCTTTTGGAAGGTTATCCTGAAGGGGTAAGGAAAGCGATCGGTTTGAATCTGGAAAATTTGTTTTCTATTCTCGGATTCTATTGTTATGCCTTATCGTTTATCACCCTTTGCGGTGCCATTCAGGCTATGAATCTCGGAACGTCTATTATCAGCAAGGAGGTACGTGAAAAAACGGCCGACTTTCTGTTAACGAAGCCAGTTACAAGGACAACAATTGTAACCTCTAAGCTGTTGGCGGCCTTCTCGTCCCTCGTCATAACAAATATAGTGTATATTGCGGCGGCGTCAATCATTGCATCGCAGGTGAAGACGGAGGATTTCAGCTTAAAACTACTAATCTTGCTGTCACTTACCGTCTTTTTTATTCAACTGATTTTTTTAGCAATTGGTATCATTGTTTCGGTTGTAGTTCCTAAGATTAAATCCGTGTTGGCGGTATCTCTTAGCACCGTGTTTGCCTTCTATTTCTTAGGCATGCTTAGTGCGACTTCAGGAGAGGAAGGAAAACGGTATCTTTCCCCCTTTAAATATTTTGACACGGCCTATATTCTGAAACATTCAGCATATGAAATATCATTTATGATCACGGGATTGATTGTGATTGTGGTGGCCATCGGAGCGAGTTATGTTGTTTATACCAAGAAGGACATCCATGCTGTTTAAGGTAAATGGAGGGGTAAACTCATGAATATTTATCGAAAAGAATTGAAATCTCACCGGAAATCGCTCATCTTTTGGTGCATTGGAGTCATCCTCATGGTGGCATCAGGTATGAACAAATACTCTAGTTTGTATTCTTCAGGGCAATCGATGAATGACCTGATGGCCGATATGCCTAAGTCAATGCAAGCCATCATGGGGGTCGGTGCCTTTGATTTATCCAAGGCGAGCGGGTATTATGGCATGCTGTTTTTATATTTGGTCTTGATGGCAACCATTCATGCTGCGATGCTTGGAGCGACTATTATTGCTAAAGAGGAACGTGATAAAACCTCGGAGTTTTTATTCGTCAAACCCGTATCGAGGGAAAAGATCATTACGGCCAAGCTGTTGGCTGCCTTCACGAATATCGTTATCTTTAATCTCGTTACGTTTGTATCATCGGTCGTTATTGTCGGGAAAGTCAGCGACGGCGAAAAGATAAACGGGCATATCGCTTTAACGATGCTCGGCATGTTTAGTTTGCAGCTGTTGTTTATGGTCATTGGCAGTGCCATTGCGGCCTTTAAAAAGAGGCAGAAAACAGCCGCATCCATGGCTACAGCCATTCTTTTGCTTACGTTTGTTCTATCGGTTGTCATTGATTTAAATGAGGATTTAGACATTCTTAAATATCTGACCCCTTTCAAATATTTTGAAGCAAAGCATATGATGGTTGGTGATGGGCTGGAGGCTGTATTTGTTGTTTTATCACTCCTTATCACTGCGGTCCTTACTTATGGTACCTTTGCTTTTTATAAAAAAAGAGATTTAAACGGGTAAAACTCCCCCCTTCCTTTTATTCATTTAACAATAGTGTTAATATAAGAAAATGAATTGGTAAAAGGAGGATAAATAGATGACACAGAATGAAAACCAAACACTACCGCCAAAAACTTGTTCCGTTGAGCGTTTAGTGACAATGGAAGAAGACGTGAAAAAGGTCTTAGCTGGTGAAAAGACAGCGACTCGCAGAAATGGAAGATACGCGGATCCAGGTGAAATTATGACACTTGAGGGCCGTCAATTTGTCGTTGATAAGGTGTACTCACAGAGTTTAGGTGAATTAACTGACGATGATGCTCGCCGCGAGGGCTTCAACAATGTGGAAGAATACAAACAATCCATCCTAAGCATCCATCCAGGAATGCCATGGCTGCCGCAAATGCGCGTATGGGTACATGAATTCAGCCCTGTTCAGGATTAATAATTGTAATTTGAGGCTGGCCTTAGGGCCGGCTTCTTTTTTATCCCCGATATTTTGAAAGTCTAATTAATTGTTTAATAAAGGAAAACAAAACTATAATAGCATTATTAAAGTTGGCTGACAGGTTGGGGTGGAATTATGAAGTTTCTGTCAAAATACACAAAGAAGTACTGGAAAACCTTTTGCTTAGCAGTTTTATTTCTCACCTTTGAGGCAATCAGCGACCTGCTGCAGCCCACGATTATGGCAAAAATCATTGATGAAGGAGTAGCGAATAGAGACATTCATTATGTATTAAAAATGGGCGGACTGATGCTGTTGATCACAGCCTTTGGTGCAGTAAGTGCATCAACAAGGAGTGTCTTAGCGAGCATTGTTTCACAAAGCTTTGGAACAGAATTAAGGTCCGATTTATTTAAAAAAATTCAATCCCTTTCGTTTAAAAACCTCGATAAGTTTGACCGCGCGTCCTTAATTACTCGTCTGACAAACGATGTGACACAAGTGCAGGTATTCGGTAATGGATTGATGCGGATTTTTGTAAAAGCCCCGCTTTTAGCGATTGGCGGCTTAATAATGGCGACGCGGTTGAATTTGCATTTATCGGTTGTGTTAGCTGTGGTAGTGCCTATTGTAGCGCTATTAATTATTTTTAACTTAAAATTAGGATTCCCCCTATTTTCCAAGGTACAAATGGCATTGGATCGGGTGAATTCTGTAATGAGGGAATATTTATCAGGGGTTCGTGTGGTAAAGGCCTTTAATCGTTTTGATGTGGAAATTGGTAAATTCAGCAAGGCAAATGATCATTTTAAGGATCAATCTGTCACAGCTAGCCGCCTCATGGCCACCTTTAGCCCAGCGATCATGCTGACAGTCAATCTGGGGATTGTTGTCGTCCTTTGGATTGGTGGGTTAGGCGTGGATTCCGGTGGGATCCAGGTTGGCCATATTATTGCTTTTACCAACTATATGACTCAAATCTTATTTTCCTTGATGATGATTTCTATGGTATTCAATATGTTTGTCCGGGCAAAGGCCTCAGCAGGGAGAATCGATGATGTATTTTTACTAGAAGATTCCTTTACCTGGGATCAGGAGGACCTTCATAGTCAAACGGAAAAAGGAAGAATTGATTTTGAAGATGTTACCTTTGCCTACGAAGGAACAACAGGTGAACCCATTCTAAAACATATTAATCTCACCATACGTTCTGGAGAAACGGTTGGAATCATTGGTTCAACTGGTTCAGGGAAAAGTACCCTGGTCAACCTGATTCCCCGCTTTTACGACGTCAACAGTGGGACGATAAAAGTAGATGGTGAAAATATTCAACGAGTAAATCCCAAGAAGCTGAGAGAGAAAATTGCGATTGTCCCGCAGAAAAACATCTTATTCTCGGGAAGTGTGGCGGAAAATCTCCGCTGGGGAAAAGAGGATGCAACCGAGGAAGAAATGGTAACTGCAGCATCAATGGCCGGAGCGCACGACTTTATCAATGCTTCACCTGAAGGCTATCACACAAGAATTGGCCAAGGCGGGGTTAATTTTTCAGGAGGGCAGAAACAGCGGATTTCGATTGCCAGAGCGTTAATAAAAAGACCGGAGATTTTAATCCTTGATGATAGTACAAGTGCCGTGGACGTGGCAACTGAGGCGAAAATCAAAACAGCCTTAAAAAAGTATGCCAAAGGGCTTACCTGTTTACTAATTGCCCAGCGGATTACCTCTATCATGGATGCCGATAAAATCGTTGTTCTTGATCACGGAGAACTAGTTGGGGTTGGCACCCATCAGGAGCTAATTGAGACGTGTAAAGTGTATCAAGAAATCTACCAATCTCAAATCGGCAAGGAGGGGTTGTAAGATGTCACAAGGAAATGTACAGACTGGGAACACCGCCCCTACCCCGCCGCCGATTAGACCTGTTGGCGTGGGTGGCGGCCACCGCCGCGGTCCCGTGGTGAAACCTAAAAATTTTAAAGGGACATTAAAGCGACTTTGGCATTACTTTGGAAATGAAAAGAAGATGCTGACCCTTATTTTTGCCTTTATTTTAATCGACTCTGTTCTAATGCTACTTGCTCCGTTCCTTATTGGAAAATCGGTAGATGCAATGACCCTAAAATCCGGGAAAGTGGATTTTAATCTGTTAGAAGTAATGATTATCGTCCTCACCTGTGCGTATGTGGCGGATGCCATTCTTACTTTTTTACAAGGATGGCTCATGGCTGGCGTGGCTCAGCGAGTGGTGAAACGTTTGCGAGAGGCTTTGTTTCAAAAGCTGCAGAAGCTCCCCGTTTCCTTTTTTGATTCAAGGACACATGGAGAACTCATGAGCAGACTTTCCAATGACATCGATAATGTGAGTAATACGATCTCCCAATCGACCACACAGCTTATGTCGGGGCTGATGATTATTAGCGGTTCACTCATCATGATGCTAATTTTAAGTCCATTGTTAACGGTAGCTAGTTTATTAACAGTACCGCTTGTTTTTTTACTAACAAGGACGATTGCCAAACGAACAAGCGTGTTATTTAAGAATCAACAAATTCAGTTAGGTACATTAAATGGACACATCGAGGAGACCATTTCTGGAATTGAAGTGGTTAAAGCCTTTAATCACGAGGAGAAGGTTATTGAGGAGTTTGATGTGGTCAATGAAAAGCTCCGTACGGTGGGCTTAAAGGCGCAAATCTGGTCGGGCTTCCTGATGCCAATAATGAACGTCATCAACAACCTTGGTTTTGCCATTGTAGCTGTTATTGGCGGCGTCCTAGCGGTTAAAAGCTTAATTACGGTTGGTGCGATTGCCAGCTTTATTACCTATTCCCGACAATTTGTTAGACCGTTAAATGATTTGGCTAACATCTTTAATATTTTGCAATCTGGTGTGGCTGGAGCTGAACGAGTGTTTGAAGTCATGGATGAGCAGGAGGAGCCTGCGGACCTTCCATCGGCTGTCCCCTTGGAAAATCCAAAAGGCCATGTTGTATTTGAAAATGTCAGCTTTGGTTATCGGTCTGATGTGCCAATTTTAAAAAATGTTAGTTTTGAATCCCATATTGGAAGTAGTACAGCCTTAGTTGGGCCAACAGGAGCTGGTAAAACAACAATTGTGAATCTGCTGACTCGATTTTATGATGTGACGAGTGGGAGAATTCTCCTTGATGGCCGGGATATTCGTGAATATACAAGAGATAGTCTGAGGAAATGCTTTGGATTTGTGCTTCAGGATACGTATTTGTTTTCAGGTACGATCAAAGACAACATTAAATATGGGAAGCCGGATGCTACTGATGAAGAAGTAGAGCAAGCGGCAAGAATGGCTAATGCGGCGGGCTTTATTAAGCGATTGCCACAGCAGTATGAGACGGCTCTATCAGAAAATGGAGGTAATTTAAGTCAGGGGCAACGGCAGTTATTGGCAATTGCGAGGGTGATTTTAGCCAAACCGTCCTTACTGATCTTAGATGAAGCCACAAGCAGTATTGATACGAGAACTGAGCTTCATATACAAGCGGCCTTGCTCTCCTTGATGGAGAACCGAACCAGCTTTATCATTGCCCACCGCTTAAATACCATTCGTGACGCGGATACCATCATGGTCATTGATCATGGGGAGATTATTGAAAAAGGCAGCCATGATGAATTAATGAAAGCTAAGGGCCGATACCATCAAATGTTTTATAATCAATTTAAAAATGTAGAAGGTGCACTTGATTAAAAAATGGAAAGAAAATCTTGTAGTTTTTTGGCTTTTTATGTAAAATAAGAATAATGCTATTCTAATAAATTGGTATTCTTGCTAATTAATAGAAAAGTACGAACCATACATATAGGAGGATTACTGTGAAAAAGATTATTGCATTTACAAGTCTAGTATTCATGTTTCTTTTAGCTGTGCT from Bacillus sp. SLBN-46 encodes:
- a CDS encoding ABC transporter ATP-binding protein; this translates as MKFLSKYTKKYWKTFCLAVLFLTFEAISDLLQPTIMAKIIDEGVANRDIHYVLKMGGLMLLITAFGAVSASTRSVLASIVSQSFGTELRSDLFKKIQSLSFKNLDKFDRASLITRLTNDVTQVQVFGNGLMRIFVKAPLLAIGGLIMATRLNLHLSVVLAVVVPIVALLIIFNLKLGFPLFSKVQMALDRVNSVMREYLSGVRVVKAFNRFDVEIGKFSKANDHFKDQSVTASRLMATFSPAIMLTVNLGIVVVLWIGGLGVDSGGIQVGHIIAFTNYMTQILFSLMMISMVFNMFVRAKASAGRIDDVFLLEDSFTWDQEDLHSQTEKGRIDFEDVTFAYEGTTGEPILKHINLTIRSGETVGIIGSTGSGKSTLVNLIPRFYDVNSGTIKVDGENIQRVNPKKLREKIAIVPQKNILFSGSVAENLRWGKEDATEEEMVTAASMAGAHDFINASPEGYHTRIGQGGVNFSGGQKQRISIARALIKRPEILILDDSTSAVDVATEAKIKTALKKYAKGLTCLLIAQRITSIMDADKIVVLDHGELVGVGTHQELIETCKVYQEIYQSQIGKEGL
- a CDS encoding ABC transporter permease subunit — translated: MNIYRKELKSHRKSLIFWCIGVILMVASGMNKYSSLYSSGQSMNDLMADMPKSMQAIMGVGAFDLSKASGYYGMLFLYLVLMATIHAAMLGATIIAKEERDKTSEFLFVKPVSREKIITAKLLAAFTNIVIFNLVTFVSSVVIVGKVSDGEKINGHIALTMLGMFSLQLLFMVIGSAIAAFKKRQKTAASMATAILLLTFVLSVVIDLNEDLDILKYLTPFKYFEAKHMMVGDGLEAVFVVLSLLITAVLTYGTFAFYKKRDLNG
- a CDS encoding TetR/AcrR family transcriptional regulator, encoding MYSKFLNLDSEKQNRIINAAIKEFAQKGYSNASTNEIVKEAGISKGLLFHYFQNKKQLFLFLFDSCVELITDDFYKKIDLTETDFFQRIRQSVLIKMELLAQYPNIFKFVEKAYLDDSADIQTEMQKKIRELNHINIGKIYEGIDVSKFRDDIDIQKIFKIITWTFEKLSDEELYKAKLLPNYEIDYQKVQKEAEEYFEILIKCFYK
- a CDS encoding ABC transporter permease subunit, encoding MNIFFHELKAYRKSTIIWTVSLILVTLLFMSMFPAFARDAEEFKKLLEGYPEGVRKAIGLNLENLFSILGFYCYALSFITLCGAIQAMNLGTSIISKEVREKTADFLLTKPVTRTTIVTSKLLAAFSSLVITNIVYIAAASIIASQVKTEDFSLKLLILLSLTVFFIQLIFLAIGIIVSVVVPKIKSVLAVSLSTVFAFYFLGMLSATSGEEGKRYLSPFKYFDTAYILKHSAYEISFMITGLIVIVVAIGASYVVYTKKDIHAV
- a CDS encoding nuclease-related domain-containing protein; this translates as MKNRDYSLTLEGLIAAQSRLSTGHSLLPVLAAKQASVEAGIGGEERVAEIFRRHSFSFANHLFHDLSPSSDERFQMDTVALTPWFGVVLEVKNIGGVLEFKDNPPQLIRTREDGHKDGFESPVVQLERNQDLLGTFLQGRNIRLPIYGAVVLAYPKQIIAVPPAKTKLLFPNLLPTYIRSLPQHGKKLDHETFNWLSTELLHSHQPFVPKPISEAYKIPFKDFKPGVRCGGCGRIGMVKLPRTWYCPFCEATDHLAHEQNLREWFLIFKRTISNRECREFLGVDDIDTAKRILQSMDLTPEGKNRYRLYRADLSKLIKKP
- a CDS encoding ABC transporter ATP-binding protein encodes the protein MNVIEINNLTKMYGKSRGITDISFHVEEGEIFGFIGPNGAGKSTTIRTLLSLIYPTSGSATIFEKDCIKFAPEIKREIGYLPSEVFYYDNMKVKDLLNYSASFYKKDCSKRIKELAEIMNLDLNKKIDDLSLGNKKKVGIVQGLLHEPKLIILDEPTSGLDPLMQQKFFELLEEENKKGATILFSSHILSEVQRLCNRVAIIKEGKIVTVEKISTLKENTYKKFKVETIDQQDPAYFNISGVNNLTVKDHVTSFIFKGNINTIMKKIADIEIANLWIEEPDLEEIFMHYYEKEA
- a CDS encoding ABC transporter ATP-binding protein — encoded protein: MSQGNVQTGNTAPTPPPIRPVGVGGGHRRGPVVKPKNFKGTLKRLWHYFGNEKKMLTLIFAFILIDSVLMLLAPFLIGKSVDAMTLKSGKVDFNLLEVMIIVLTCAYVADAILTFLQGWLMAGVAQRVVKRLREALFQKLQKLPVSFFDSRTHGELMSRLSNDIDNVSNTISQSTTQLMSGLMIISGSLIMMLILSPLLTVASLLTVPLVFLLTRTIAKRTSVLFKNQQIQLGTLNGHIEETISGIEVVKAFNHEEKVIEEFDVVNEKLRTVGLKAQIWSGFLMPIMNVINNLGFAIVAVIGGVLAVKSLITVGAIASFITYSRQFVRPLNDLANIFNILQSGVAGAERVFEVMDEQEEPADLPSAVPLENPKGHVVFENVSFGYRSDVPILKNVSFESHIGSSTALVGPTGAGKTTIVNLLTRFYDVTSGRILLDGRDIREYTRDSLRKCFGFVLQDTYLFSGTIKDNIKYGKPDATDEEVEQAARMANAAGFIKRLPQQYETALSENGGNLSQGQRQLLAIARVILAKPSLLILDEATSSIDTRTELHIQAALLSLMENRTSFIIAHRLNTIRDADTIMVIDHGEIIEKGSHDELMKAKGRYHQMFYNQFKNVEGALD
- a CDS encoding ASCH domain-containing protein, which gives rise to MTQNENQTLPPKTCSVERLVTMEEDVKKVLAGEKTATRRNGRYADPGEIMTLEGRQFVVDKVYSQSLGELTDDDARREGFNNVEEYKQSILSIHPGMPWLPQMRVWVHEFSPVQD